A stretch of the Peromyscus leucopus breed LL Stock chromosome 10, UCI_PerLeu_2.1, whole genome shotgun sequence genome encodes the following:
- the Med28 gene encoding mediator of RNA polymerase II transcription subunit 28, with protein sequence MAGSLGGMFSGQPPGPPPPPPGLPGQASLLQAAPGASRPSSSTLVDELESSFEACFASLVSQDYVNGTDQEEIRTGVDQCIQKFLDIARQTECFFLQKRLQLSVQKPDQVIKEDVSELRSELQRKDALVQKHLTKLRHWQQVLDDINVQHKKPAEMPQGSLAFLEQASANIPAPLKQT encoded by the exons ATGGCGGGGTCTCTCGGCGGGATGTTCTCCGGGCAGCCACCCGGtcccccgccgcccccgccgggACTCCCAGGCCAGGCGTCGCTTCTGCAGGCAGCGCCTGGGGCCTCGAGACCGTCCAGCAGCACTTTGGTGGACGAGTTGGAGTCGTCATTCGAG GCTTGCTTTGCTTCCCTTGTGAGTCAGGATTACGTCAATGGAACTGATCAGGAAGAAATTCGAACTG gtGTTGATCAGTGTATTCAGAAGTTTTTGGACATTGCAAGACAGACAGAATGTTTTTTCTTACAAAAAAGGTTGCAGTTGTCTGTCCAGAAGCCGGATCAAGTTATCAAAGAG GATGTCTCAGAATTAAGGAGTGAACTGCAGCGGAAAGATGCGCTGGTCCAGAAGCACTTGACAAAACTGAGGCATTGGCAGCAGGTGCTGGACGACATCAATGTGCAGCACAAGAAACCGGCCGAAATGCCACAGGGCTCCTTGGCCTTCCTTGAGCAAGCATCTGCCAATATTCCTGCACCCCTGAAGCAGACCTGA